The following proteins are encoded in a genomic region of Phycisphaera sp.:
- a CDS encoding DUF421 domain-containing protein — protein sequence MHIFFDGWEGIVRTLILGILAYVMIVTYLRLSGLRTLSKMNAFDFIVTIALGSTLASILLSKEVTLAEGTVAVGTLVGLQFLVTWISVRARWVRRAITGEPLLLLYNGELLDDALKRARVTPDEVHMALRGAGLQGMQNAHAVVLETDGTFTVLPQGEQKGKSSLDGVVGAPTA from the coding sequence ATGCACATCTTTTTCGACGGATGGGAAGGCATCGTCCGTACCTTGATCCTTGGCATCCTTGCCTACGTGATGATCGTGACTTATCTGCGGCTGTCGGGATTGCGAACGCTCTCGAAGATGAACGCGTTCGACTTCATCGTCACCATCGCCCTTGGATCGACCCTCGCTTCCATCCTGCTGAGCAAGGAAGTCACGCTCGCCGAGGGGACCGTCGCGGTGGGCACTCTGGTGGGGCTGCAGTTTCTCGTAACATGGATCAGCGTTCGTGCGCGGTGGGTCCGTAGGGCCATCACCGGTGAGCCCCTGCTCCTGCTCTACAACGGCGAGCTCCTCGACGACGCTCTTAAGCGTGCCCGCGTCACTCCCGATGAAGTCCACATGGCGTTACGCGGGGCCGGCCTCCAGGGCATGCAGAACGCCCACGCCGTGGTTCTGGAAACAGATGGCACGTTCACGGTCTTACCGCAGGGTGAACAAAAAGGTAAGTCCAGTCTCGATGGCGTTGTTGGGGCACCCACCGCTTGA
- a CDS encoding integration host factor subunit beta → MASTGNASIQNDKNVTKKHLVDQITRRTSLSRHDVQAVVQGVFDEVIDAVGQGKRIEIRDFGVFEVKSRAARTAQNPKTLEPVPVPPKLAVRFKPGRLMKAALEIEAAPVPISSVEPSLNGHAHAGDESPMVEVPARERVPAGVGRG, encoded by the coding sequence ATGGCTTCCACCGGCAATGCGAGTATCCAGAACGACAAGAACGTGACCAAGAAGCACCTGGTCGACCAGATCACGCGGCGGACGAGCCTCTCACGGCATGACGTGCAGGCCGTGGTCCAGGGCGTGTTCGACGAGGTGATCGACGCGGTCGGTCAGGGCAAGCGGATCGAGATTCGTGATTTTGGTGTGTTCGAGGTGAAGTCTCGGGCCGCCCGGACCGCCCAGAACCCGAAAACACTCGAGCCCGTGCCCGTGCCGCCCAAGCTGGCGGTGCGGTTCAAGCCCGGCCGGCTTATGAAGGCGGCTCTCGAGATCGAAGCCGCCCCCGTACCGATTTCCTCGGTCGAGCCGTCGCTCAATGGGCACGCCCATGCCGGGGACGAGTCACCGATGGTCGAGGTGCCCGCTCGCGAGCGCGTGCCGGCGGGCGTGGGTCGCGGCTGA
- a CDS encoding bifunctional folylpolyglutamate synthase/dihydrofolate synthase, with the protein MPGSSAPDGHKQAPPPKPPQDWSIDAALAWLNSRVNFERQPNRDLAARVLRLDRMCALSAALGDPHLAVPAIHVAGSKGKGSITRMAASILSSAGLRTGAFTSPHLITPNERIAVDRRPIGDTDLGAALWRVSQAEANLPQDVIDRFGSPTYFEAITAATFDHFAQARCDAAVFEVGLGGRLDSTNIVQPAACVLASIELEHTDILGDTLAAIAHEKAGILKPGVPAICVPQPTEVLDTFRDQAAQAGAPLLVLGQDVPFTQRLDAGHAIVGVTANNRRYTDVRSPLPGAHQAANTAAAVAACAVLLGENLTDAAIAEGLQRTPRDGRMETIATNPTVIIDGAHTPASLRATLAALPAHDGPLVILFGCARDKDAAGMLDQLAETNASVVFTQAGPRSRPADELASIYKPECESLADPANALEHARATAGPTGLVLACGSFMLAGATKAMV; encoded by the coding sequence ATGCCCGGATCATCGGCCCCCGACGGCCACAAGCAAGCTCCGCCCCCTAAACCACCCCAAGATTGGTCCATCGACGCCGCCCTGGCCTGGCTCAACTCAAGGGTTAACTTCGAGCGTCAGCCCAACCGCGACCTGGCCGCCCGCGTCCTCAGGCTCGACCGCATGTGCGCCCTCTCGGCCGCCCTGGGCGACCCGCACCTGGCGGTCCCGGCCATCCACGTGGCCGGCAGCAAGGGCAAGGGCAGCATCACCCGGATGGCCGCCAGCATCCTCAGCTCGGCGGGCCTGCGCACGGGCGCGTTCACCAGCCCACACCTCATCACGCCCAACGAGCGCATCGCCGTCGACCGCCGCCCGATCGGCGACACCGACCTTGGCGCCGCGCTCTGGCGTGTGTCCCAGGCCGAAGCCAACCTGCCACAGGACGTCATCGACCGCTTCGGCTCGCCCACATACTTCGAGGCCATCACCGCCGCCACCTTCGACCACTTCGCCCAAGCCCGCTGTGACGCCGCCGTGTTTGAGGTCGGCCTGGGCGGCCGCCTCGACTCGACCAACATCGTGCAACCGGCCGCCTGCGTGCTCGCGTCGATCGAGCTCGAGCACACCGACATCCTGGGCGACACATTGGCCGCGATCGCGCACGAGAAGGCGGGCATCCTCAAGCCGGGGGTGCCGGCCATCTGCGTACCCCAGCCCACCGAAGTGCTGGACACCTTCCGAGACCAAGCGGCCCAAGCCGGCGCTCCGCTCCTCGTGCTGGGCCAAGACGTGCCGTTCACCCAACGCCTGGACGCGGGCCACGCCATTGTCGGCGTGACCGCCAACAACCGACGCTATACCGATGTCCGCAGCCCCCTGCCCGGTGCCCACCAGGCCGCCAACACCGCAGCCGCCGTCGCCGCATGCGCCGTGCTGCTGGGCGAAAATCTCACCGACGCCGCCATCGCCGAGGGCCTCCAACGCACGCCCCGCGACGGCCGCATGGAGACCATCGCAACTAATCCGACCGTCATCATCGACGGCGCCCACACACCCGCGTCCCTACGCGCCACCCTCGCTGCCCTACCCGCGCACGACGGCCCCCTCGTCATCCTCTTCGGCTGCGCACGAGACAAAGACGCCGCCGGCATGCTCGACCAATTGGCCGAGACCAACGCCAGCGTCGTCTTCACCCAGGCCGGCCCACGCTCGCGCCCGGCCGATGAACTCGCGTCGATTTACAAGCCCGAGTGCGAGTCACTGGCCGACCCCGCCAATGCCCTGGAGCACGCACGCGCAACGGCTGGCCCGACGGGTCTCGTACTCGCCTGCGGCTCGTTCATGCTGGCCGGAGCCACCAAGGCGATGGTCTAG
- the glgB gene encoding 1,4-alpha-glucan branching protein GlgB, with amino-acid sequence MTNHLLMMPPNAQQAFGQPQNQDAGWISADDQYWFNEGTHAHLYEKLGAHPLPGGQGVRFGVWAPNARAVSVVGDWNYWSPGADTLTPVGRSGLWVGIAANAREGAHYKYVIDSHAGGRRLEKTDPFGYLQEQPPRTASIVHGLDYQWNDEDWMQSRGERHRVDKPMSIYELHLGSWRRVPEDGNRSLNYRELAPVLAEYCNRLGFTHVELMPVMEHPLYKSWGYQTVGYFAPTSRYGSPQDFMFLVDTLHQAGIGVILDWVPSHFPGDEHGLALFDGTHLFEHADPREGFHPDWKSMIFNYGRHEVRSFLISSAMFWLDKYHVDGIRVDAVASMLYRDYSREEGEWVPNQFGGRENLEAISFLRQLNSTLYGAFPDIVTFAEESTAWPGVSRPAHLGGLGFGYKWDMGWMHDTLRYLGHEPIHRKYHHNEISFRAVYQFSENYVMPLSHDEVVHGKGSLLGRMPGDEWQRLANLRLLYGLQWTQPGKKLLFMGGELAQVPEWDHDSSVEWHLEGVPQHASIAALVGSLNELYKSQPALHERDCDSRGFEWVDCTDSEDTVIAYLRRGKTPHDTVLVVANFTPVVRDGYRLGVPMGGTWQEVLNTDAECFGGSGVGNLGSVQAEETASHGRPFSVGLTLPPLSVLVLRCEPQE; translated from the coding sequence GTGACCAACCATCTCCTGATGATGCCTCCTAACGCCCAGCAGGCCTTTGGCCAGCCCCAGAACCAGGACGCCGGCTGGATTTCGGCCGACGACCAGTACTGGTTCAACGAGGGCACCCATGCGCACCTCTATGAGAAGCTCGGGGCCCATCCGCTGCCAGGCGGGCAGGGCGTGCGGTTTGGTGTGTGGGCACCCAACGCCCGGGCCGTGTCGGTGGTGGGGGATTGGAACTACTGGTCTCCCGGTGCCGACACGCTGACGCCGGTAGGCCGCAGCGGGCTCTGGGTGGGCATAGCCGCCAACGCGCGCGAGGGGGCGCACTATAAGTACGTCATCGACTCGCACGCCGGCGGGCGGCGGCTGGAGAAGACCGACCCGTTCGGCTATCTCCAGGAGCAACCACCGCGCACGGCGTCGATCGTGCATGGCCTGGACTACCAGTGGAACGATGAGGACTGGATGCAGAGTCGCGGCGAGCGGCACCGCGTCGACAAGCCCATGAGCATCTACGAGCTGCACCTGGGCTCGTGGCGGCGCGTGCCCGAGGACGGCAACCGCAGCCTGAACTACCGGGAGCTTGCGCCGGTGCTGGCCGAGTATTGCAACCGGCTCGGGTTCACGCATGTTGAACTCATGCCGGTGATGGAGCACCCGCTGTACAAGAGCTGGGGCTACCAGACCGTGGGCTACTTCGCCCCAACGAGCCGGTACGGATCGCCGCAGGATTTCATGTTCCTCGTCGACACGCTGCACCAGGCGGGCATCGGCGTAATCCTGGATTGGGTGCCCAGCCATTTCCCAGGCGACGAGCACGGGCTGGCGCTCTTTGATGGCACGCACCTGTTCGAGCACGCCGACCCGCGCGAGGGCTTCCATCCCGATTGGAAGTCGATGATCTTCAACTACGGGCGGCACGAGGTCCGCAGCTTCCTGATCTCCAGCGCGATGTTCTGGCTCGACAAGTACCACGTCGACGGCATTCGCGTCGATGCGGTGGCGTCGATGCTGTACCGCGATTACTCGCGCGAGGAGGGCGAGTGGGTGCCCAACCAGTTTGGCGGGCGTGAGAACCTGGAGGCGATTAGCTTCCTGAGGCAGCTTAACTCGACCCTGTACGGCGCGTTCCCCGATATCGTGACGTTCGCCGAGGAATCGACAGCGTGGCCCGGCGTGTCCCGCCCCGCGCACCTGGGTGGGCTCGGGTTCGGGTACAAGTGGGACATGGGCTGGATGCACGACACGCTGCGGTACCTGGGGCACGAGCCGATCCACCGCAAGTACCACCACAACGAGATCAGCTTCCGGGCTGTGTACCAGTTCAGCGAGAACTACGTCATGCCGCTGAGCCACGACGAGGTGGTGCACGGCAAGGGCTCGCTGCTCGGGCGCATGCCGGGCGACGAGTGGCAGCGTCTGGCAAACCTGCGATTGCTGTACGGGTTGCAATGGACCCAGCCGGGCAAGAAGCTGCTGTTCATGGGTGGCGAGCTGGCGCAGGTACCCGAGTGGGACCACGACAGCAGCGTGGAGTGGCACCTGGAAGGCGTGCCCCAGCACGCGAGCATCGCGGCGCTGGTTGGTTCGCTCAACGAGTTGTACAAGTCTCAGCCCGCGCTGCACGAGCGCGATTGCGACTCGCGCGGGTTCGAGTGGGTTGATTGCACGGACTCGGAGGACACGGTCATCGCCTATCTGCGTCGGGGCAAGACGCCCCACGACACGGTGCTGGTGGTGGCGAACTTCACGCCGGTGGTGCGCGACGGGTATCGGCTTGGCGTGCCGATGGGGGGCACGTGGCAAGAGGTGCTGAACACCGACGCCGAGTGCTTCGGTGGTTCGGGCGTGGGCAATCTTGGTAGCGTGCAAGCCGAAGAAACAGCTTCGCACGGCCGGCCGTTCAGTGTTGGCCTGACGCTGCCGCCGCTATCGGTGCTCGTGCTTCGGTGCGAGCCGCAGGAATGA
- a CDS encoding TIGR00730 family Rossman fold protein — MAEHSDGHPGVKFGPFPESHPDRGHDSWRVLRIMSEFVDGFDTLERLPPAVTVFGSARTKPDDPMYEAAREMGRALAESGLTVITGGGPGIMEAANRGAYEAGGRSVGMNIALPMEQAPNPYQTDELDFEYFFVRKVMLVKYARAFVIFPGGFGTLDEFFEAMTLMQTLKVKPFPLILYGSEFWAEPVRWITESMCNKFRTVSESDLSLFHLVDGIGQAMDFVKQAIEGTYETALPDVVGTAARETGEGTRRGVHPRRGSPPSEGTASKTPRHFEAD; from the coding sequence ATGGCCGAGCATAGTGATGGACATCCTGGCGTGAAATTCGGTCCGTTCCCCGAGTCGCACCCCGACCGCGGGCACGACTCGTGGCGGGTGCTACGGATCATGAGCGAGTTCGTGGATGGGTTCGACACGCTCGAGCGGCTGCCGCCGGCGGTGACGGTGTTCGGGTCGGCCCGCACCAAGCCTGACGACCCGATGTACGAGGCGGCCCGGGAGATGGGACGGGCGCTGGCCGAGTCGGGACTGACGGTCATCACCGGGGGCGGGCCGGGCATCATGGAGGCGGCCAACCGCGGGGCCTACGAGGCGGGCGGGCGATCGGTGGGCATGAACATCGCGCTGCCGATGGAGCAGGCCCCCAACCCGTACCAGACCGACGAGTTGGATTTCGAGTACTTCTTTGTGCGGAAGGTCATGCTGGTGAAGTACGCCCGCGCGTTCGTGATCTTCCCGGGGGGCTTTGGCACGCTCGACGAGTTCTTCGAGGCGATGACGCTGATGCAGACGCTGAAGGTCAAGCCCTTCCCGCTGATCCTGTACGGATCGGAGTTCTGGGCCGAACCGGTGCGGTGGATTACCGAATCGATGTGTAACAAATTCCGAACGGTCTCGGAGAGCGACCTTTCCCTGTTTCACTTAGTGGACGGGATCGGTCAGGCTATGGACTTTGTAAAGCAAGCGATCGAGGGAACATACGAGACGGCGTTGCCCGACGTTGTCGGCACGGCGGCGCGGGAAACCGGCGAGGGAACCCGCCGTGGCGTGCATCCCAGGCGGGGTTCTCCACCATCCGAGGGAACTGCATCAAAAACTCCTCGCCATTTCGAAGCAGACTGA
- a CDS encoding ferredoxin family protein, with product MPHIIAEPCIGTKDTSCVEVCPVDCIHPGKDEGDFENATQLYIDPDTCIDCGLCVDECPVQAIFPEEDLPEQWNKYVELNLDFYKDK from the coding sequence ATGCCGCACATCATCGCCGAGCCCTGCATCGGTACGAAGGACACCTCGTGCGTCGAGGTGTGCCCGGTGGATTGCATCCATCCGGGCAAGGACGAGGGCGACTTCGAGAACGCCACGCAGCTCTACATCGATCCCGACACGTGCATCGACTGCGGGCTGTGCGTGGACGAGTGCCCGGTGCAGGCGATCTTCCCCGAGGAGGACCTGCCCGAGCAGTGGAACAAGTACGTCGAGCTGAATCTGGATTTCTACAAGGACAAGTAG
- a CDS encoding DUF2934 domain-containing protein, translating to MIGSNSTALRQHAYSVFTASRRERETRSDVPESVLNHMAANPPQRVPTSTMPGRADRAAEAKPAGLERAAMAARTGVLHTVARVSKTPAPSTEAYADLPQPGTGEPTQDEIRRRAHEIYEARHGAWGDPVADWLRAEAELRRERGLA from the coding sequence GTGATCGGCTCCAACAGCACAGCGCTCCGCCAGCACGCCTACTCGGTGTTCACCGCATCGAGGCGTGAGCGCGAGACCCGCAGCGACGTCCCCGAATCGGTCCTCAACCACATGGCCGCGAACCCGCCCCAGCGGGTGCCCACGAGCACGATGCCAGGCCGGGCCGACCGCGCCGCAGAGGCCAAACCGGCCGGGCTCGAGCGCGCCGCGATGGCGGCGCGAACCGGGGTGCTCCACACGGTGGCACGCGTGAGCAAGACGCCGGCACCTTCGACTGAGGCCTACGCCGATCTGCCCCAGCCCGGTACCGGCGAGCCCACGCAGGACGAGATCCGCCGGCGGGCCCACGAGATCTACGAGGCCCGCCATGGCGCTTGGGGAGACCCGGTGGCCGACTGGCTGCGGGCCGAGGCCGAGCTGCGCCGCGAGCGCGGGCTGGCCTGA
- the glgP gene encoding alpha-glucan family phosphorylase, with protein MSPTSYNQHLGIDPRVAYFTMEIALSDRLPTFSGGLGVLAGDTIRSATNLHVPVVAVSLLHRGGYFKQTLDKDGTQHDEPIKWQPEKQLQRLPTEISVKLDGRTVRVGAWKTTLKNVNDDYQTPVIFLDTDLPQNKVDHRKITNRLYGGDDELRLRQEAILGIGGVRMLQALSCSNLKIYHMNEGHASLLVPELTRHIARHTHRKPTDPTVLAEVKEKCVFTTHTPVPAGHDRFPMEMVHQILDPEIFALLHAEPEGAMHEAPMDANPTAAPQATQAVGQQASRRYGGTAVAEPPPPPEGTLNMTLTGFWGSGRINAVARRHAEVSRKMFGRDDIQSVTNGIHARTWVCGDMAKLFDKEIPAWRQDNSELRFALDFDPKSLLKAHLRAKVALIDRVNELTDAGFDVETFTIGFARRATAYKRLTLLLRTPKTLDAIAEKHGGMQIVLAGKAHPKDEPGQAMIVDTLRKAKRLKHARVVYLPGYNMDLCGLMTAGSDIWLNTPRPPLEASGTSGMKAAINGVPSLSTLDGWWIEGCVEGLTGWAIGKDDFAPTRKRKAPTTNTQDKQHAEDIYNKLENQILPAYEDRSQWARIMANTIALNGAHFTTQRMVREYVSGLYFV; from the coding sequence ATGTCGCCGACCAGCTACAACCAGCATCTGGGCATCGATCCCCGCGTGGCCTACTTCACGATGGAGATCGCCCTAAGCGACCGGCTCCCGACGTTCTCGGGCGGCCTGGGCGTGCTGGCCGGAGACACCATCCGCTCGGCCACCAACCTGCACGTGCCGGTCGTGGCCGTCAGCCTGCTGCACCGCGGCGGCTACTTCAAGCAGACCCTCGACAAGGACGGCACCCAGCACGACGAGCCCATCAAGTGGCAGCCCGAGAAGCAACTCCAGCGGCTGCCCACCGAGATCAGCGTCAAACTCGACGGCCGGACCGTGCGCGTGGGCGCGTGGAAAACCACACTCAAGAACGTCAACGACGACTACCAGACACCGGTCATCTTCCTCGACACCGACCTGCCCCAGAACAAGGTCGACCACCGCAAGATCACCAACCGCCTCTACGGCGGCGACGACGAGCTGCGCCTGCGTCAGGAGGCCATCCTGGGCATCGGCGGCGTGCGGATGCTCCAGGCGCTGAGCTGCTCGAATCTCAAGATCTACCACATGAACGAGGGCCACGCCAGCCTCCTGGTGCCCGAGCTGACCCGCCACATCGCACGACACACCCATCGCAAGCCCACCGACCCCACCGTGCTGGCCGAGGTCAAGGAAAAGTGCGTCTTCACCACGCACACGCCCGTGCCCGCCGGCCACGACCGCTTCCCGATGGAGATGGTCCACCAGATCCTCGACCCCGAGATCTTCGCGCTGCTGCACGCCGAACCCGAGGGCGCGATGCACGAGGCGCCGATGGACGCCAATCCAACGGCCGCTCCGCAGGCGACCCAGGCCGTCGGCCAGCAAGCCAGCCGCCGCTACGGCGGCACCGCCGTGGCCGAACCGCCCCCGCCCCCGGAGGGCACGCTCAACATGACCCTGACCGGCTTCTGGGGCAGCGGCCGCATCAACGCCGTCGCCCGCCGCCACGCCGAGGTGTCACGCAAGATGTTCGGCCGCGACGACATCCAGTCGGTCACCAACGGCATCCACGCCCGCACCTGGGTCTGCGGCGATATGGCCAAGCTCTTCGACAAAGAGATCCCCGCCTGGCGCCAGGATAACTCCGAGCTTCGTTTCGCCCTCGACTTCGATCCCAAGTCCCTGCTCAAGGCCCACCTGCGCGCCAAGGTCGCCCTGATCGACCGCGTCAACGAGCTCACCGACGCCGGCTTCGACGTCGAGACCTTCACCATCGGCTTCGCCCGACGCGCCACGGCCTACAAGCGGCTCACCCTCTTGCTGCGCACCCCCAAGACCCTCGACGCGATCGCCGAGAAGCACGGCGGCATGCAGATCGTGCTGGCCGGCAAGGCCCACCCCAAGGACGAGCCCGGCCAGGCCATGATCGTCGACACCCTGCGCAAGGCCAAGCGCCTCAAGCACGCCCGCGTGGTCTACCTGCCCGGCTACAACATGGACCTGTGCGGCCTGATGACCGCCGGCAGCGACATCTGGCTCAACACCCCGCGCCCCCCGCTTGAGGCCAGCGGCACCAGCGGCATGAAGGCCGCCATCAACGGCGTGCCCAGCCTGAGCACGCTCGACGGCTGGTGGATCGAGGGCTGCGTCGAGGGCCTCACCGGCTGGGCCATCGGCAAGGACGACTTCGCGCCCACTCGGAAGCGCAAGGCCCCCACCACCAACACGCAGGACAAGCAGCACGCCGAAGACATCTACAACAAGCTCGAAAACCAGATCCTGCCCGCGTACGAGGACCGCTCCCAGTGGGCCCGCATCATGGCCAACACCATCGCGCTCAACGGCGCCCACTTCACCACACAGCGCATGGTGCGCGAGTACGTCAGCGGCCTGTACTTCGTCTAA
- a CDS encoding glycosyltransferase, giving the protein MVPIRTDNDLERPTLPGGRGSPGVLLIESGFEVCNPIGGIYQVLRSKAATMVDHWDDRYLMLGPYVADQAALEMEPRRPTGWLARAVAALDEIGITCHTGRWLVPGRPRVVLLDIDLPQERINSEKFYLWQHERVGSPTGDEMVDGVIAFADVTRHFMRAVDTAWRDQRPARRHTRRVMAHFHEWMGGLAIPLMKREEQPISTVFTTHATLLGRYLASSDNPPDTVEGLDPGAEADRFGIRARHDYECLAARDCDVMTTISPLTGVECEHLLGRKPDAILPNGLDIGRLSVGHEFQTLHAVFKDKVHHFTMGHFFPTRPIELDQTLYFFTSGRYEPRNKGFDLFIRANARLNELLKETNNPHTVVSFIITRRDVRSIDPVVLQNRAVLDELEDTCEHIADDLRERLFRTAASEGRVSLDAMTEEYWMLRLKRTQAAFRTRGWPSVITHTLEGDPRDEILSEIAVAGLRNDPEDRVKIVYHPQFISPTNPLWGMEYDQFVRGCHLGVFPSTYEPWGYTPLECLAQGVPAITTDMSGFGDFVTERHAQPAGWAPWVLHRKHKTADQAVEALAQRMLEYCQLTQRERIRVRNAAEQRSWLFDWMEMGEAYAQAHDLALHRGPQPAEVE; this is encoded by the coding sequence GTGGTCCCCATCAGGACAGACAACGACCTCGAACGCCCGACCCTGCCCGGCGGCCGGGGCTCGCCCGGCGTGCTGCTCATCGAGTCCGGCTTCGAGGTCTGCAACCCCATCGGCGGCATCTACCAGGTGCTCCGCTCCAAGGCGGCCACCATGGTCGACCACTGGGACGACCGCTACCTCATGCTCGGGCCGTACGTCGCCGATCAGGCCGCCCTTGAGATGGAACCCCGCCGGCCCACCGGCTGGCTGGCCCGAGCCGTGGCCGCCCTCGACGAGATCGGCATCACCTGCCACACCGGGCGCTGGCTGGTACCGGGGCGCCCCCGCGTGGTCCTGCTCGACATCGACCTGCCCCAGGAGCGCATCAACAGCGAGAAGTTCTACCTCTGGCAGCACGAGCGCGTGGGCTCGCCCACCGGCGACGAGATGGTCGACGGCGTGATCGCCTTCGCCGACGTCACGAGGCACTTCATGCGCGCCGTCGACACCGCCTGGCGGGACCAGCGCCCCGCCCGCCGGCACACCCGCCGCGTCATGGCCCACTTCCACGAGTGGATGGGCGGTCTGGCCATCCCGCTCATGAAGCGCGAAGAACAGCCCATCTCCACCGTCTTTACGACCCATGCCACCCTGCTGGGGCGGTATCTGGCCAGCAGCGACAACCCGCCCGACACCGTCGAAGGGCTCGACCCGGGCGCCGAGGCCGACCGCTTCGGCATCCGCGCCCGCCACGACTATGAGTGCCTGGCCGCCCGCGACTGCGACGTGATGACCACCATCAGCCCGCTCACGGGCGTGGAGTGCGAGCACCTGCTGGGCCGTAAGCCCGACGCCATCCTGCCCAACGGGCTGGACATCGGCCGCCTGAGCGTGGGCCACGAGTTCCAGACCCTGCACGCGGTGTTCAAGGACAAGGTCCACCACTTCACGATGGGCCACTTCTTCCCCACCCGGCCCATCGAACTCGACCAGACGCTCTACTTCTTCACCAGCGGCCGATACGAGCCGCGGAACAAGGGCTTCGACCTGTTCATCCGCGCCAATGCGCGCCTCAACGAACTCCTCAAGGAGACCAACAACCCCCACACGGTGGTCTCGTTCATCATCACGCGTCGCGACGTGCGTTCCATCGACCCGGTCGTGCTCCAGAACCGCGCCGTGCTCGACGAACTCGAGGACACCTGCGAGCACATCGCCGACGACCTGCGTGAGCGGCTCTTCCGCACCGCCGCCAGCGAGGGCCGCGTCTCCCTCGACGCGATGACCGAGGAGTACTGGATGCTCCGCCTCAAGCGCACGCAGGCGGCCTTCCGCACGCGGGGCTGGCCCAGCGTCATCACCCACACGCTCGAAGGCGACCCGCGCGACGAGATCCTCAGCGAGATCGCCGTCGCCGGCCTTCGCAACGATCCCGAGGACCGCGTCAAGATCGTGTACCACCCCCAGTTCATCAGCCCGACCAACCCGCTGTGGGGCATGGAGTACGACCAGTTCGTGCGCGGCTGCCACCTGGGCGTCTTCCCCAGCACGTACGAGCCCTGGGGTTACACGCCCCTGGAATGCCTCGCCCAGGGCGTACCGGCCATCACCACCGACATGTCGGGCTTCGGCGACTTCGTGACCGAACGCCACGCCCAGCCCGCCGGCTGGGCCCCGTGGGTGCTGCACCGAAAGCACAAGACCGCCGACCAGGCCGTCGAGGCCCTGGCCCAGCGGATGCTCGAGTACTGCCAGCTCACCCAGCGCGAGCGCATCCGCGTCCGCAACGCCGCCGAGCAGCGGTCCTGGCTCTTCGACTGGATGGAGATGGGCGAGGCGTATGCCCAGGCCCACGATCTTGCGCTGCACCGCGGGCCCCAACCTGCCGAAGTGGAATAA
- a CDS encoding LEA type 2 family protein translates to MTARPVSLLLVLLSGLLLCGCVTRPTAGVEAGAATQATDEAIVLTFTVVARNRGETELPLRMVDYKLVVDGKRVFRGRRSAEATLSRQDEQRIELPVPVKWEDLPEGESSYRLSGEFAYTLPGIFWQAMFDAGLYRPGADFELEGTLDPAVLRGGG, encoded by the coding sequence ATGACTGCCCGGCCGGTGTCCCTGCTGCTGGTGCTCCTGAGCGGGCTTTTGCTGTGCGGCTGCGTGACTCGGCCCACGGCCGGCGTCGAGGCGGGCGCGGCCACGCAAGCGACCGACGAGGCCATCGTTCTGACGTTCACCGTCGTCGCCAGGAACCGGGGCGAGACCGAGTTGCCGCTGCGGATGGTCGACTACAAGCTCGTGGTCGATGGCAAGCGGGTGTTCCGCGGTCGACGCAGCGCCGAGGCCACGCTGTCGCGTCAAGACGAGCAGCGGATCGAATTACCCGTGCCCGTCAAGTGGGAAGATCTGCCCGAGGGTGAGTCGAGCTATCGCCTGAGCGGCGAGTTCGCCTACACGCTGCCGGGCATCTTCTGGCAGGCGATGTTCGACGCGGGGCTCTATCGGCCCGGCGCGGATTTCGAGCTCGAGGGCACGCTCGATCCGGCGGTGCTGCGCGGCGGCGGCTAA